A single region of the Halorussus gelatinilyticus genome encodes:
- a CDS encoding McrC family protein, whose amino-acid sequence MSTVDEVYEYGQDTFNVPERGEIRIEGCPSSIGDQLRRASFTQESPGVFTKSQAALDGEQEYEVVTVTVDGDENEVLHVEATDIIGVVSLTPSSKVQVDPKIDWEHIFDMLLAVYDQNRSIEYHGIPLQDFLSDDIHLDDVFVVLAINYLDGLETIHRQGYIRDLVIRRLDSLDGRGEIDVEQTLLNHGRGTLEPHWIRNETEYDNAANSLLHYAGKTLLRLFRQNSHENDHPAYDRIFSEVHREVERLESMGVSSGLDRMDAYRRLSLSDLPKQRRYYQKAFDVAKAVMSSSLGQQLRDGPRELVVDYVLNMESLFEQYSQVVIERELSSIKSYDHLGDLDDVTPVRSPSVNPFEGEGQIYHEPDHALQEGGETLAVLDSKYYAEGHDPVKESPSRSRLFSYAYLLHSDRLAFLCPLLKPKRRRVTQTDAELQIVSPEQEFTLSGYGDVVHDYLHDVLVRKSAELEAFRAVAENRLCLDGVEETDLSDAKSMSGPFTFKDSRDFSLRVLKAAADEHSWEVRNRYDLEQDGDWTREQIETRCEQRYEHTTTCLPVFCREQGQEWIDLYFLGGGGDVEKEGPLKLL is encoded by the coding sequence ATGAGCACCGTTGACGAAGTCTACGAGTACGGACAGGACACCTTCAACGTCCCCGAACGCGGGGAGATCCGCATAGAAGGCTGTCCGTCGTCCATCGGGGACCAGCTTCGTCGCGCGTCCTTCACACAGGAGAGTCCCGGCGTCTTCACGAAGAGCCAGGCGGCACTCGATGGCGAGCAAGAGTACGAAGTTGTCACGGTCACCGTAGACGGCGACGAAAACGAGGTACTCCACGTTGAGGCGACGGACATCATCGGCGTCGTGAGTCTCACGCCGTCGTCGAAGGTGCAGGTCGATCCGAAGATCGACTGGGAACACATCTTCGACATGCTGCTGGCGGTCTACGACCAGAACCGTTCCATCGAGTATCACGGGATCCCGCTGCAGGACTTCCTCTCCGACGACATCCATCTTGATGACGTGTTCGTGGTGCTTGCGATCAACTACCTGGATGGCTTGGAGACGATTCACCGGCAGGGGTACATCCGTGATCTCGTTATCCGTCGGCTCGACAGTCTCGATGGGCGTGGAGAGATCGACGTCGAACAAACGCTGTTGAACCACGGGCGCGGGACGCTGGAGCCACACTGGATCCGCAATGAGACAGAGTACGACAACGCCGCGAACTCCCTCCTCCATTACGCAGGGAAGACACTCCTTCGACTCTTCCGACAGAACTCCCACGAGAACGACCACCCTGCATATGATCGGATCTTCTCCGAAGTACACCGCGAGGTGGAACGCCTGGAGAGTATGGGTGTCAGCAGCGGGTTGGACCGGATGGACGCGTATCGACGCCTCTCGCTCAGCGACCTTCCGAAGCAGCGACGTTACTACCAGAAGGCGTTCGACGTCGCCAAGGCGGTGATGTCGTCGTCGCTCGGTCAGCAACTCCGTGATGGCCCACGAGAGCTGGTCGTGGACTACGTCCTGAATATGGAGTCGCTGTTCGAGCAGTACTCGCAGGTCGTCATCGAGCGCGAACTCTCGTCCATCAAGTCCTACGACCATCTCGGCGACCTCGACGACGTGACACCCGTCCGGTCACCATCGGTGAACCCATTCGAGGGTGAAGGGCAGATCTACCACGAACCGGACCACGCGCTGCAGGAAGGTGGCGAGACACTGGCTGTACTGGACTCGAAATATTACGCAGAGGGTCACGATCCAGTGAAGGAATCGCCGTCCAGATCACGGCTCTTCAGTTACGCGTATCTCCTTCACTCCGATCGGCTCGCATTCCTGTGTCCGCTTCTCAAACCGAAGCGTCGGCGAGTTACCCAGACAGATGCTGAACTGCAGATCGTTTCGCCCGAGCAGGAGTTTACGTTGAGCGGGTACGGCGACGTCGTCCACGACTATCTGCACGACGTACTCGTTCGCAAGTCTGCTGAACTCGAAGCCTTCCGGGCTGTCGCGGAAAACCGACTGTGCCTTGACGGTGTCGAAGAGACGGATCTGAGCGACGCGAAGTCGATGAGCGGTCCGTTCACGTTCAAGGATTCTCGGGATTTCTCCTTGCGTGTTCTCAAGGCTGCCGCCGACGAACACTCTTGGGAGGTCCGAAACCGGTACGATCTGGAGCAGGACGGTGACTGGACGCGGGAACAGATTGAGACGCGCTGTGAACAGCGTTACGAACACACGACGACGTGCCTGCCGGTGTTCTGTCGTGAACAGGGGCAGGAGTGGATCGACCTCTACTTCTTAGGCGGAGGGGGAGACGTTGAGAAGGAAGGTCCATTGAAGCTTTTATAG